The following are encoded together in the Pseudomonas sp. IB20 genome:
- the uvrD gene encoding DNA helicase II translates to MRDDLSLLLNSLNDAQRQAVAAPVGRQLVLAGAGSGKTRVLVHRIAWLIQVENASPHSILSVTFTNKAAAEMRHRIEQLMGISPAGMWVGTFHGLAHRLLRAHWQEAGLSQTFQILDSDDQQRLVKRVIRELGLDEQRWPARQAQWFINGQKDEGLRPQHIQASGDLFLATMRSIYEAYEAACVRAGVIDFSELLLRALDLWRDNPGLLAHYQKRFRHILVDEFQDTNAVQYAWLRLLAKGGDSLMVVGDDDQSIYGWRGAKIENIYQYSDDFPDAITIRLEQNYRSTAGILKAANALIANNTGRMGKELWTDGGEGEAINLYAAFNEHDEARYVVETIESALKTGLARSDIAILYRSNAQSRVLEEALLRERIPYRIYGGQRFFERAEIKNAMAYLRLLEGRGNDAALERVINIPARGIGEKTVEAIRDHARHADVSMWEAMRLLIANKGLTGRAAGALGVFVELIENLAAKCAEMPLHLMTQTVIEQSGLIAYHEAEKGEKGQARVENLEELVSAARAFENTEDDEELTPLAAFLGHASLEAGDTQADEHEDSVQLMTLHSAKGLEFPYVFLVGMEEGLFPHKMSLEEPGRLEEERRLAYVGITRAMQNLVMTYAETRRLYGSETYNKVSRFVREVPKGLIQEVRLSNSVSRPFGGGQQQNSSSMFAGSEIPETPFSLGQQVKHAVFGEGVILNFEGAGAQARVQVNFAEGSKWLMMGYAKLEAL, encoded by the coding sequence ATGCGCGATGATCTCTCCCTTTTGCTGAACTCCCTCAACGATGCCCAACGCCAGGCCGTAGCAGCCCCCGTTGGCCGTCAGTTGGTCCTGGCCGGTGCTGGTTCCGGTAAAACCCGTGTGCTGGTGCACCGTATCGCCTGGTTGATCCAGGTCGAAAACGCGTCCCCACACTCCATCCTGTCGGTGACCTTCACCAACAAGGCCGCTGCCGAGATGCGCCACCGCATCGAGCAGCTGATGGGCATCAGCCCGGCCGGCATGTGGGTGGGCACTTTCCACGGCCTGGCGCACCGCCTGTTGCGGGCGCATTGGCAGGAAGCGGGGCTGAGCCAGACCTTCCAGATCCTCGACAGCGATGACCAGCAACGCTTGGTCAAGCGCGTGATCCGCGAGCTGGGCCTCGATGAACAGCGCTGGCCCGCCCGCCAGGCGCAGTGGTTTATCAACGGTCAGAAAGACGAAGGCCTGCGCCCGCAACATATCCAGGCCAGCGGCGATTTGTTCCTGGCCACCATGCGCAGCATTTATGAAGCGTACGAGGCCGCCTGCGTGCGCGCCGGCGTGATCGACTTTTCCGAGCTGCTGCTGCGCGCGCTCGACCTGTGGCGAGACAACCCAGGCTTGCTGGCCCATTACCAGAAGCGCTTCCGGCACATTCTGGTGGACGAGTTCCAGGACACCAACGCCGTGCAATACGCTTGGCTGCGCTTGCTGGCCAAAGGCGGCGACAGCCTGATGGTGGTGGGCGATGACGACCAGTCGATCTACGGCTGGCGTGGCGCGAAGATCGAGAACATCTACCAGTATTCCGACGACTTCCCGGACGCGATCACTATCCGTCTGGAGCAGAACTACCGCTCCACCGCCGGCATCCTCAAGGCTGCCAACGCACTGATCGCCAATAACACCGGGCGCATGGGCAAAGAGCTGTGGACGGACGGCGGCGAAGGCGAAGCGATCAACTTGTACGCCGCGTTCAACGAGCACGATGAAGCGCGCTATGTGGTGGAAACCATCGAAAGCGCGCTGAAAACCGGCTTGGCGCGCAGCGATATCGCCATTCTGTACCGCTCCAACGCCCAATCGCGGGTATTGGAAGAAGCCTTGCTGCGCGAGCGCATCCCGTACCGCATCTATGGCGGCCAGCGCTTCTTCGAGCGTGCGGAAATCAAGAACGCCATGGCCTACCTGCGCCTGCTGGAAGGCCGTGGCAATGACGCGGCGCTGGAGCGGGTGATCAATATCCCGGCGCGTGGCATTGGCGAGAAGACCGTCGAGGCCATTCGCGACCACGCACGCCACGCCGATGTGTCGATGTGGGAAGCCATGCGCTTGCTGATCGCCAATAAAGGCCTGACCGGCCGCGCCGCCGGTGCCTTGGGCGTGTTTGTCGAGCTGATCGAGAACCTGGCCGCCAAGTGCGCAGAAATGCCCCTGCACTTGATGACCCAGACCGTGATCGAACAGTCCGGGCTGATTGCCTATCACGAAGCGGAAAAAGGCGAGAAAGGCCAGGCCCGGGTAGAAAACCTTGAGGAACTGGTCAGCGCCGCCCGCGCGTTCGAGAACACTGAGGACGATGAAGAGCTGACCCCGCTCGCCGCCTTCCTCGGCCATGCTTCGCTGGAAGCGGGTGATACCCAGGCCGATGAGCATGAAGACAGCGTCCAGTTGATGACCTTGCACAGCGCCAAGGGCCTGGAATTCCCTTACGTGTTCCTGGTGGGCATGGAAGAAGGCCTGTTCCCGCACAAGATGAGCCTGGAAGAGCCCGGCCGCCTTGAAGAAGAACGCCGCTTGGCTTACGTGGGCATCACCCGGGCCATGCAGAACCTGGTGATGACCTACGCCGAGACCCGACGCCTGTACGGCAGCGAGACCTACAACAAGGTGTCGCGCTTCGTACGTGAAGTGCCGAAAGGTTTGATCCAGGAAGTGCGCTTGTCCAACAGCGTCAGCCGCCCGTTCGGCGGCGGCCAGCAGCAGAACTCCAGCAGCATGTTTGCCGGCTCCGAAATTCCGGAAACGCCGTTCAGCCTTGGCCAGCAGGTCAAGCATGCGGTCTTCGGCGAGGGTGTGATCCTCAACTTCGAAGGCGCCGGTGCCCAGGCACGGGTGCAGGTGAACTTCGCCGAAGGCAGCAAGTGGCTGATGATGGGCTACGCGAAGCTCGAAGCCCTCTGA
- a CDS encoding PA3496 family putative envelope integrity protein, which produces MARQYEDSSTVKTRRQQEDQRRMAFRRAIEDRCEERQLLQSISDYPELHWQAPAAAQRSVQPTR; this is translated from the coding sequence ATGGCCCGGCAATACGAAGACAGCAGCACCGTCAAAACCCGTCGTCAGCAGGAAGACCAGCGCCGCATGGCGTTCCGTCGTGCAATCGAAGACCGTTGTGAGGAGCGCCAATTACTCCAGAGCATCAGTGACTACCCGGAACTCCACTGGCAGGCACCCGCGGCTGCCCAGCGAAGCGTTCAGCCAACGCGCTGA
- a CDS encoding LysR family transcriptional regulator, with protein sequence MRKSLMRMTLRQLQIFNEVCDLRSYSRAAEEMSLTQPAVSLQIRQLEELVGQPLFDYVGKKLYMTEAAEALQRASRDIFGRLENLDMQLSDMQGSLQGQLKLAIESSAKYFVPHLFAAFKRQHPEVQLHLTVVNRAQVIRRLSDNRDDLVIMSMVPQDMGLEFLPFLNNPIVAVAPLDHPLSLQGPLRLQDLEPYTLLLREPGSGTRLACEEYFKEKRVHFTQTVEVASAEAQRECVSAGLGVALLTRHAVNLELAIGGLKELPVEELPLYRSWCLVQAKAKRLSPVAHAFLGFIRSERVQISALAERFAGQPRVPASGVPGSH encoded by the coding sequence GTGCGTAAGTCATTGATGCGTATGACATTACGGCAATTGCAGATCTTCAATGAAGTCTGTGATTTGCGTTCCTACAGCCGTGCCGCCGAGGAAATGTCCCTCACACAACCAGCCGTTAGCCTACAAATTCGCCAGCTAGAAGAGCTGGTCGGCCAGCCGCTGTTCGATTACGTCGGCAAAAAGCTCTACATGACCGAAGCCGCCGAAGCCTTGCAACGGGCCAGCCGCGACATTTTCGGGCGCCTGGAAAACCTCGATATGCAGCTGTCGGACATGCAAGGCTCGCTGCAGGGCCAGCTGAAGTTGGCGATCGAATCCAGCGCCAAGTACTTCGTGCCCCACCTGTTTGCCGCCTTCAAGCGCCAGCACCCGGAAGTGCAATTGCACCTGACGGTGGTCAACCGCGCCCAGGTGATTCGCCGGCTTTCGGATAACCGCGATGATCTGGTGATCATGTCCATGGTGCCCCAGGACATGGGATTGGAATTTCTGCCGTTTCTGAACAACCCGATTGTCGCCGTGGCGCCGCTCGATCATCCTTTGAGCCTGCAAGGCCCGCTGCGCTTGCAGGACCTGGAGCCTTACACGCTGCTGCTGCGCGAGCCGGGTTCCGGCACGCGGCTGGCTTGCGAGGAGTACTTCAAGGAGAAACGCGTGCACTTCACCCAGACGGTGGAAGTGGCCTCGGCCGAGGCGCAGCGTGAGTGTGTGAGCGCGGGGTTGGGCGTGGCGCTGCTGACGCGCCACGCGGTCAACCTGGAACTGGCCATCGGCGGGCTCAAGGAGCTGCCGGTGGAAGAACTGCCGCTGTACCGCAGTTGGTGCCTGGTGCAGGCCAAGGCCAAGCGCCTGTCACCAGTGGCCCATGCGTTCCTGGGCTTTATCCGCAGCGAGCGGGTGCAGATCAGCGCGTTGGCTGAACGCTTCGCTGGGCAGCCGCGGGTGCCTGCCAGTGGAGTTCCGGGTAGTCACTGA
- a CDS encoding acetyl-CoA carboxylase biotin carboxylase subunit, whose amino-acid sequence MIKKILIANRGEIAVRIVRACAEMGIRSVAVYSDADRHALHVKRADEAHSIGAEPLAGYLNPRKLVNLAVETGCDALHPGYGFLSENAELADICAERGIKFIGPSAEVIRRMGDKTEARRSMIKAGVPVTPGTEGNVADIAEALTEGDRIGYPVMLKATSGGGGRGIRRCNSREELEQAFPRVISEATKAFGSAEVFLEKCIVNPKHIEAQILGDSFGNVVHLFERDCSIQRRNQKLIEIAPSPQLTPEQRAYIGDLSVRAAKAVGYENAGTVEFLLAEGEVYFMEMNTRVQVEHTITEEITGIDIVREQIRIASGLPLSVKQEDIQHRGFALQFRINAEDPKNNFLPSFGKITRYYAPGGPGVRTDTAIYTGYTIPPFYDSMCLKLVVWALTWEEAMDRGLRALDDMRLQGVKTTAAYYQEILRNPEFRSGQFNTSFVESHPELTNYSIKRKPEELALAIAAAIAAHAGL is encoded by the coding sequence GTGATAAAAAAGATCCTGATCGCCAACCGGGGTGAGATTGCCGTACGAATCGTGCGTGCCTGCGCCGAGATGGGCATTCGCTCGGTCGCGGTTTACTCGGACGCCGACCGCCATGCGTTGCACGTAAAACGTGCTGACGAAGCCCACAGCATTGGTGCCGAGCCCCTGGCCGGCTACCTGAACCCGCGCAAGCTGGTGAACCTGGCCGTGGAAACCGGTTGTGATGCGCTGCACCCCGGTTACGGTTTCCTATCGGAAAACGCCGAGCTGGCAGACATCTGCGCCGAACGTGGGATCAAATTCATCGGCCCGTCGGCGGAAGTGATCCGCCGCATGGGCGACAAGACCGAAGCGCGCCGCAGCATGATCAAGGCCGGCGTGCCAGTGACGCCCGGCACTGAAGGCAACGTTGCCGACATCGCTGAAGCCCTCACCGAAGGCGACCGCATTGGTTACCCGGTGATGCTCAAGGCCACCTCCGGTGGCGGCGGTCGCGGTATTCGTCGTTGCAACAGCCGCGAAGAACTCGAACAAGCCTTCCCTCGCGTGATCTCCGAAGCCACCAAGGCATTCGGCTCGGCGGAAGTGTTCCTGGAAAAATGCATCGTCAATCCCAAGCACATCGAGGCGCAGATCCTCGGTGACAGCTTCGGCAATGTGGTGCATTTGTTCGAGCGCGACTGCTCGATCCAGCGCCGTAACCAGAAGCTCATTGAAATCGCCCCAAGCCCGCAACTCACCCCGGAACAGCGCGCTTACATCGGCGACCTGTCGGTGCGCGCGGCCAAGGCCGTGGGCTACGAGAACGCCGGTACCGTGGAGTTCCTGCTCGCCGAGGGCGAGGTGTACTTCATGGAAATGAACACCCGGGTGCAGGTGGAACACACCATCACCGAAGAAATCACCGGCATCGACATCGTTCGCGAGCAGATCCGCATCGCCTCGGGCCTGCCGCTGTCAGTGAAACAGGAAGACATCCAGCACCGTGGTTTCGCGTTGCAGTTCCGTATCAACGCCGAAGACCCGAAGAACAACTTCCTGCCAAGTTTCGGCAAGATTACCCGTTACTACGCGCCCGGCGGCCCCGGCGTGCGTACCGACACGGCGATCTATACCGGCTACACCATCCCGCCGTTCTACGACTCCATGTGCCTGAAACTGGTGGTGTGGGCGTTGACCTGGGAAGAAGCCATGGACCGCGGCCTGCGTGCCCTGGACGACATGCGCCTGCAGGGCGTGAAGACCACCGCCGCCTACTACCAAGAAATCCTGCGCAACCCGGAATTCCGCAGCGGCCAATTTAATACAAGCTTTGTGGAAAGCCACCCTGAGCTGACCAACTACTCGATCAAGCGCAAACCCGAAGAGCTGGCCCTGGCCATCGCCGCCGCCATCGCCGCCCACGCAGGCCTGTGA
- the oadA gene encoding sodium-extruding oxaloacetate decarboxylase subunit alpha yields the protein MSKKIFVTDTILRDAHQSLLATRMRTDDMLPICDKLDKVGYWSLEVWGGATFDACVRFLKEDPWERLRQLRAALPNTRLQMLLRGQNLLGYRHYSDDVVKAFVAKAAVNGIDVFRIFDAMNDVRNLRVAIEAVKAAGKHAQGTIAYTTSPVHTIEAFVAQAKQLESMGCDSIAIKDMAGLLTPYATGELVKALKAEQSLPIFIHSHDTAGLAAMCQLKAIENGADHIDTAISSFAWGTSHPGTESMVAALKGSEFDTGLDLELLQEIGLYFYAVRKKYHQFESEFTAVDTRVQVNQVPGGMISNLANQLKEQGALNRMSEVLAEIPRVREDLGFPPLVTPTSQIVGTQAFFNVLAGERYKTITNEVKLYLQGGYGKAPGTVNEKLRRQAIGSEEVIDVRPADLLKPEMTKLRGEIGALAKSEEDVLTYAMFPDIGRKFLEERDAGTLTPEVLLPIPEAGGVARAGGEGVPTEFVIDVHGESYRVDITGVGVKAEGKRHFYLSIDGMPEEVVFEPLNEFVSSGGSKRKHATEPGHVSTAMPGNIVDVLVKEGDVVKAGQAVLITEAMKMETEVQAAIAGKVSAVHVAKGDRVNPGEILIEIEG from the coding sequence ATGTCTAAAAAAATCTTCGTAACCGACACCATCCTGCGCGACGCCCACCAATCGTTGCTGGCGACCCGCATGCGCACCGACGACATGCTGCCGATCTGCGACAAGCTCGACAAAGTTGGCTACTGGTCTCTGGAAGTTTGGGGCGGCGCAACCTTCGACGCCTGCGTACGCTTCCTCAAAGAAGACCCGTGGGAGCGCCTGCGCCAGCTGCGCGCCGCGTTGCCCAACACCCGCCTGCAGATGCTGCTGCGCGGCCAGAACCTGCTGGGCTACCGCCACTACAGCGACGACGTGGTCAAAGCCTTCGTCGCCAAGGCTGCCGTGAATGGCATCGACGTGTTCCGCATCTTCGACGCGATGAACGATGTGCGTAACCTGCGCGTGGCTATCGAGGCGGTGAAAGCCGCCGGCAAACACGCCCAAGGCACCATCGCCTACACCACCAGCCCGGTGCACACCATCGAAGCCTTTGTGGCCCAGGCCAAGCAACTGGAGTCGATGGGTTGCGACTCGATCGCGATCAAGGACATGGCCGGCCTGCTGACCCCGTACGCCACCGGTGAACTGGTCAAGGCGCTGAAAGCCGAACAAAGTCTGCCCATCTTTATTCACTCCCATGACACGGCCGGCTTGGCCGCGATGTGCCAACTCAAGGCCATCGAAAACGGTGCCGACCACATCGACACGGCGATCTCCAGCTTCGCTTGGGGCACCAGCCACCCGGGCACCGAGTCGATGGTTGCCGCCCTCAAAGGCAGCGAATTCGACACCGGCCTCGACCTGGAACTGCTGCAGGAAATTGGCCTGTACTTCTACGCCGTGCGTAAGAAGTACCACCAGTTCGAAAGCGAGTTCACCGCCGTCGACACCCGCGTGCAAGTCAACCAGGTACCGGGCGGGATGATCTCCAACCTGGCCAACCAGTTGAAAGAGCAGGGTGCTCTGAACCGCATGAGCGAAGTGCTGGCCGAAATCCCACGGGTACGGGAAGACCTCGGCTTCCCGCCGCTGGTGACGCCGACCTCGCAGATTGTCGGCACCCAGGCGTTCTTCAACGTGCTGGCCGGCGAGCGCTACAAGACCATCACCAACGAAGTGAAGCTCTACCTGCAAGGCGGCTACGGCAAGGCGCCGGGCACTGTGAACGAAAAACTGCGTCGCCAGGCCATCGGCAGCGAAGAAGTGATCGACGTGCGTCCAGCCGACTTGCTCAAGCCGGAAATGACCAAGCTGCGCGGCGAAATCGGTGCGTTGGCCAAGTCCGAAGAAGACGTGCTGACCTACGCAATGTTCCCGGACATCGGCCGCAAGTTCCTCGAAGAACGTGACGCCGGCACCCTGACGCCCGAAGTGCTGCTGCCGATTCCGGAAGCCGGCGGCGTTGCCCGTGCCGGTGGCGAGGGTGTACCGACTGAGTTCGTTATCGACGTACACGGCGAAAGCTACCGCGTCGATATCACCGGTGTCGGCGTCAAGGCCGAAGGTAAGCGCCACTTCTACCTGTCCATCGATGGCATGCCGGAAGAAGTGGTGTTCGAACCGCTCAACGAGTTTGTCAGCAGTGGCGGCAGCAAGCGCAAGCACGCCACCGAGCCCGGCCATGTCAGCACGGCGATGCCGGGCAACATCGTCGACGTGCTGGTCAAGGAGGGCGACGTGGTGAAAGCCGGCCAGGCCGTGTTGATTACCGAAGCCATGAAGATGGAAACCGAAGTGCAGGCTGCGATTGCCGGCAAGGTCAGCGCCGTTCATGTGGCCAAGGGCGACCGGGTAAACCCTGGCGAAATACTGATTGAAATCGAAGGCTGA
- the hexR gene encoding transcriptional regulator HexR produces MNLLQHIAQSRHLLRKSELKVADHVLLDPAAVMHSSMADLAHSVGISEPTIVRFCRAIGCSGFQDLKLKLAQSLAAGASFGQFAIHEDDSVADYSLKIFDTTLHTLMEVREKLDPVELQKAVTAMSQAQRVEFYGFGASGAVAADAQHKFFRLLLTAAAYSDPHMQAMSAVTLKPTDVAICISQSGRSKDLLITANLVRESGATLITLCPSQTPLAELSTVNLAIDVHEDTEIYTPLTSRIAHLVVIDVLAMGVAMARGPSLVNHLKSVKRSLRSLRLSPKSVKALDD; encoded by the coding sequence TTGAACCTGTTGCAACATATCGCCCAGTCGCGCCACCTGTTACGCAAATCGGAACTCAAGGTTGCCGATCACGTGCTGCTTGACCCTGCGGCCGTGATGCACAGTTCCATGGCCGACCTGGCCCACAGCGTGGGCATCAGTGAGCCGACCATCGTGCGCTTTTGCCGCGCCATCGGTTGCTCCGGGTTCCAGGACTTGAAACTCAAGCTGGCCCAGAGCCTGGCAGCGGGGGCGAGCTTCGGGCAATTTGCGATTCACGAAGACGATTCTGTTGCTGACTACAGCCTGAAAATCTTCGACACCACCTTGCACACCCTCATGGAAGTGCGCGAGAAGCTCGACCCGGTGGAGTTGCAGAAGGCCGTGACCGCGATGTCCCAGGCCCAGCGCGTCGAGTTTTACGGCTTCGGTGCTTCCGGCGCCGTGGCTGCCGATGCCCAGCACAAATTCTTCCGCCTGTTGCTCACCGCAGCGGCCTACAGCGACCCGCACATGCAGGCGATGTCGGCGGTTACGTTGAAACCGACCGATGTGGCCATCTGCATTTCTCAGTCCGGCCGCTCCAAAGACCTGCTGATCACCGCCAACCTGGTGCGTGAAAGCGGCGCGACGCTGATTACCTTGTGCCCAAGCCAGACGCCGTTGGCGGAGCTGTCTACCGTCAACCTTGCGATCGATGTGCACGAAGACACCGAAATCTACACGCCACTGACCTCACGCATCGCCCACTTGGTGGTGATTGACGTGCTGGCGATGGGTGTAGCCATGGCGCGCGGGCCGAGCCTGGTCAACCACCTCAAGAGCGTGAAGCGCAGCTTGCGCAGCCTGCGGTTGTCGCCTAAGTCCGTCAAAGCCCTCGACGACTGA
- a CDS encoding GGDEF domain-containing phosphodiesterase has product MTLSPDLFGPSAAPAQIIRKHYATEMAVERTRLLYQGSLLPTLLMLVNGLVCAWLLWNPKQYLLDSVWLIWLLALVALRVIQVAAFDSAMPSRQAQPIWRRMFMLGSAVSGLTLATAAIALVPADSFMQQAWVFGLLGAATLSASVAYAVSLPAFLSFAVPCLVPAILYLFWKGAPAQQGWGVLGLILLGSLSLVAWQVNRLTQRGLLRRFQNQALIEHLQQAQQRSERLNQELVREVEQRRQVEQELREAQTGLQDRMAQRSQELDAASLALNKSEARLAMALQASELGLWDWNLQTDEVHHTQLKELFGLEPEYVTAMLSHLKPRLHPDDLPLLKRALVEHLKGRSEDYQVEYRVRHGDGHWVWIEDRGRAVERTPGGRVTRMLGTRRDISAGKVLEEQQRLASTVFEAASEGIVILDPDYALIAVNQAFSRVTGFEIDDMLGRNVVELPSTRDARRHFPVIRQALLSHGTWQGELVETRKNGELYPQWLQLNVVRDARGKVSHIVGFFADLSARRESEERMRYLTHYDELTGLANRSLFRERLREAHARVRQGGRSLALLHINLDRFKLLNDSLGHEVADQLLQKMARRLINALPEADTIARLSGDEFAVLFDAYGNLSSLARVATRLLAKLRVPVTVEGHELVVSASIGVSLLPDNAREISALVTQSNMAMQHAKHLGGNNFQFYTESLQASTLERLQLENHLRKAIEERQLAVFYQPKLCLATGKLNAAEALIRWEHPQWGMVPPADFIGLAEETGLIVPLGEFVLRQACWQACEWQRQGLAPIRVSVNLSVHQLRQGKLVSLVRQVLEETGLDPQYLELELTESQLLDSVEHIIATFQQLRDLGVKLAIDDFGTGYSSLSYLKRIPVDYVKIDQTFIRGLGQGREDAAITRAIIAMAHGLALKVVAEGVEDQQQLDFLRGEHCDEVQGYLISRPMEAQGLAELLRKNADFP; this is encoded by the coding sequence ATGACTCTCAGTCCCGACCTGTTCGGCCCCTCGGCGGCGCCTGCGCAGATCATCCGTAAACATTACGCAACCGAGATGGCGGTCGAACGCACTCGCCTGCTGTACCAAGGGTCATTGCTGCCGACTTTATTGATGTTGGTGAATGGCCTGGTCTGCGCCTGGTTGCTGTGGAACCCCAAACAATATCTGTTGGACAGCGTCTGGCTGATCTGGCTGCTCGCGCTGGTGGCGTTGCGCGTGATCCAGGTGGCGGCCTTTGATTCGGCGATGCCCAGCCGTCAAGCCCAACCGATCTGGCGGCGCATGTTCATGCTCGGCTCGGCGGTCAGCGGCCTGACCTTAGCCACTGCCGCCATCGCCCTGGTGCCGGCGGACAGCTTCATGCAGCAGGCCTGGGTGTTCGGCCTGCTCGGTGCGGCGACGCTGTCGGCCAGCGTCGCCTATGCAGTGAGCCTGCCCGCGTTCCTGTCCTTTGCCGTGCCGTGTCTGGTGCCGGCCATCCTTTATCTGTTCTGGAAGGGCGCGCCTGCGCAACAAGGTTGGGGCGTGCTCGGCCTAATCCTGCTGGGCTCTTTGAGCCTGGTGGCGTGGCAGGTCAACCGCCTGACCCAGCGCGGGTTGTTGCGACGTTTCCAGAACCAGGCACTGATCGAGCATCTACAGCAGGCGCAGCAGCGCAGCGAACGGTTGAATCAGGAGCTGGTGCGCGAAGTTGAGCAGCGGCGCCAGGTCGAACAGGAATTACGCGAAGCCCAGACCGGCCTGCAAGACCGCATGGCGCAACGCAGCCAGGAACTGGACGCCGCCAGCCTCGCCCTGAATAAAAGTGAAGCGCGCCTGGCCATGGCCCTGCAAGCCAGCGAACTGGGGCTGTGGGACTGGAACCTGCAAACCGACGAAGTCCACCACACCCAACTCAAGGAACTGTTCGGCCTGGAACCTGAATACGTCACGGCGATGCTCAGCCACCTCAAGCCGCGCCTGCACCCTGACGACTTGCCGCTGCTCAAGCGCGCGCTGGTGGAGCACCTTAAGGGCCGCAGCGAGGACTATCAGGTCGAATACCGCGTGCGTCATGGCGATGGCCACTGGGTGTGGATCGAAGACCGTGGCCGCGCCGTGGAGCGCACGCCCGGCGGACGGGTCACGCGCATGCTCGGTACTCGCCGCGACATTAGCGCCGGCAAGGTCCTGGAGGAACAGCAGCGTCTGGCGTCGACCGTGTTCGAAGCGGCCAGCGAAGGCATCGTGATTCTTGACCCGGACTACGCGCTGATCGCCGTTAACCAGGCCTTCAGCCGCGTCACCGGTTTTGAAATCGATGACATGCTCGGGCGCAACGTGGTGGAGCTGCCCAGCACTCGCGATGCCCGCCGCCATTTCCCGGTGATTCGCCAGGCATTGCTCAGCCACGGCACCTGGCAGGGCGAGCTGGTGGAAACGCGCAAGAACGGCGAGCTGTACCCGCAATGGCTGCAACTGAACGTGGTGCGCGATGCTCGGGGAAAAGTTAGCCATATTGTCGGCTTCTTCGCCGATCTTTCGGCGCGGCGTGAATCCGAGGAGCGCATGCGCTACCTCACCCACTACGACGAGTTGACCGGCCTGGCCAACCGTTCGCTGTTCCGCGAACGCCTGCGCGAAGCCCATGCGCGCGTGCGCCAAGGCGGGCGCAGCCTGGCGCTGCTGCATATCAACCTGGACCGCTTCAAGTTGCTCAACGACAGCCTCGGCCATGAAGTCGCCGACCAGTTGTTGCAGAAAATGGCGCGCCGGCTGATCAACGCCTTGCCCGAAGCCGACACCATCGCGCGTCTGTCCGGGGATGAGTTCGCCGTGCTGTTCGACGCCTATGGCAACCTGTCGAGCCTCGCGCGTGTGGCTACTCGGCTTCTCGCCAAGCTGCGCGTGCCGGTGACGGTGGAAGGGCATGAGCTGGTGGTCAGCGCCTCTATTGGCGTCAGCCTGCTGCCGGATAATGCGCGGGAAATTTCCGCACTGGTCACCCAGTCGAACATGGCCATGCAACACGCCAAGCACTTGGGCGGCAATAACTTCCAGTTCTACACCGAGAGCCTGCAGGCCAGCACGCTGGAGCGTTTGCAGCTGGAGAACCACCTGCGCAAGGCCATCGAAGAACGCCAGTTGGCGGTGTTCTACCAGCCGAAACTGTGCCTGGCTACCGGCAAGCTGAACGCCGCCGAGGCGCTGATTCGCTGGGAACACCCGCAGTGGGGCATGGTGCCGCCGGCGGACTTTATCGGCCTGGCCGAAGAAACTGGCTTGATCGTACCGCTGGGCGAATTCGTGCTGCGCCAAGCCTGCTGGCAAGCCTGTGAGTGGCAGCGCCAGGGGCTGGCGCCGATTCGGGTGTCGGTGAACCTTTCCGTGCATCAACTGCGCCAAGGCAAGCTGGTCAGCCTGGTGCGTCAGGTGCTCGAAGAGACCGGCCTGGACCCGCAATACCTCGAGCTGGAGCTGACCGAAAGCCAACTGCTCGACAGTGTCGAACACATCATCGCCACCTTCCAGCAACTGCGCGACCTGGGCGTGAAGCTGGCCATCGATGACTTTGGCACCGGCTATTCGTCCCTCAGCTACCTCAAGCGCATCCCCGTGGACTACGTGAAGATCGACCAGACGTTTATTCGCGGGCTGGGCCAGGGCCGCGAGGACGCCGCCATTACCCGCGCCATCATCGCCATGGCCCATGGGCTGGCGCTCAAGGTGGTTGCCGAAGGAGTGGAAGATCAGCAGCAGTTGGATTTCCTGCGCGGGGAACACTGCGATGAAGTGCAGGGCTACCTGATCAGCCGGCCGATGGAGGCGCAAGGGCTAGCAGAATTGTTACGCAAAAATGCAGACTTTCCTTAA